Proteins encoded in a region of the Chryseobacterium piperi genome:
- a CDS encoding patatin-like phospholipase family protein: MKKTTILSLDGGGIRGIITCIILRYIEEQLQYYDKPSAKLGDYFDLVAGSSTGGLIASIILCPDEHRKAKYSIQKGLELYAEKGGDIFQVSFWEKLVNPFGLLNEKISQEALQKNLNDFFGHLELKELIKPCLITSYDIENRRAKLFNSWEASLSTDNFYVKDVCRATSAAPTYFSPVQIKSMYGQLFSLIDGGMFANNPALCAYAEARKIPFAEVLKNHQKANHPIVNDMIIVSIGTGIESRSYSFKKLQKAGKIGWVGPIIDILMSANAETVDYQLSQMFQTLGQRNQKNYFRINPSLKNASTAMDNVRRSNIENLIQAGLSYIDDNREMLNQIVQKLIRNKI, translated from the coding sequence ATGAAAAAGACAACCATTCTTTCTTTAGACGGAGGCGGAATAAGAGGTATCATCACCTGTATTATTTTACGCTACATAGAAGAGCAGCTCCAATATTATGATAAACCAAGCGCAAAACTTGGAGATTATTTTGATTTGGTTGCGGGAAGCAGTACAGGAGGATTAATCGCATCAATTATTCTTTGTCCTGATGAACACCGAAAAGCAAAATACTCTATTCAAAAAGGATTAGAATTATATGCTGAAAAAGGTGGTGACATATTCCAGGTTTCTTTTTGGGAGAAACTGGTCAATCCATTTGGATTATTGAATGAAAAGATTTCACAGGAAGCCCTTCAAAAAAATCTGAATGATTTTTTTGGACATCTTGAACTTAAAGAATTAATAAAACCATGTTTAATTACGAGCTATGATATAGAAAATAGAAGAGCGAAACTTTTCAACTCTTGGGAAGCAAGCTTAAGTACAGATAATTTTTATGTAAAGGATGTTTGCCGGGCAACATCTGCAGCACCTACTTATTTTAGCCCTGTTCAGATCAAGTCAATGTATGGACAGCTATTCAGCCTTATAGATGGCGGTATGTTTGCAAACAACCCTGCTCTCTGTGCTTACGCAGAAGCCAGAAAAATTCCTTTTGCCGAAGTTTTGAAAAATCATCAAAAAGCCAATCATCCGATAGTGAACGATATGATTATAGTATCTATTGGAACAGGAATCGAATCCCGTAGCTATTCGTTTAAAAAACTACAGAAAGCAGGAAAGATTGGCTGGGTGGGGCCAATTATCGATATTCTTATGTCTGCTAATGCAGAAACTGTAGACTATCAACTGTCTCAAATGTTCCAGACTTTAGGGCAAAGAAATCAGAAAAATTACTTTCGCATCAACCCGTCTTTGAAAAATGCGTCGACTGCGATGGATAACGTCAGACGTTCCAATATTGAAAACCTGATACAGGCAGGATTAAGTTATATAGATGATAACAGAGAGATGTTGAACCAAATTGTTCAAAAGCTAATCAGAAACAAAATATAA